The region GACAGTACTGGCAAGGTGTTAGCTGAGTTAATGCCAAATGAAGCGCAACACATTTTAAATGACCTAGATGCTGAAACCAGTATCTGTGTTGGTACTAAGGCATTTTTAAAAGCTAGCATTGACGCTTGCCGAAATGGAGTGTCACGTTGTCATTTTGTAAGTTATTTAGATGACGGATCATTGCTACAGGAGCTTTTTTCTAGGGATGGAATAGGCACTCAAATTGTGACTGAGAGTGCAGAGAGGTTACGCAGAGCTAGCATTAGTGATATAGGTGGAATACTTGATCTTATTCGGCCATTAGAAGAGCAGGGGATTTTAGTTCGCCGTTCTCGTGAGCAACTTGAGGTGGAAATTGAACAGTTCATGCTTATTGAGCGTGATAACTTGGTGATAGGTTGTGCTGCATTTTACCCGTTCGAAGAAGATAGTGCTGGGGAGTTTGCTTGTTTGGTTGTTCATCCAGAATATCGTGATGCTGACAGGGGCAGTTTACTGTTAAATAACATTATAGGTCAGGCTAGAGTACGAGGTTATACACGTCTATTTGCATTAACTACGCGGAGCATTCATTGGTTCTTAGAGCACGGATTTACCATTGTCGAAGTTGATGAGTTACCGGATAAAAAGAAACAGCTCTACAATTACCAGAGAAAGTCTAAAATTCTTGCGCTTGAGCTTTAAGGCTCTATCTGTTGAGCACGCTGTAGCGTGCTCAGTTT is a window of Shewanella sp. VB17 DNA encoding:
- the argA gene encoding amino-acid N-acetyltransferase — translated: MRTTELVEGFRQSASYVNAHRGKTFVVMLGGEALAKNQFRSIINDIALLHSLGIKVVLVHGARPQIDAALAERSLVPEYYHGVRITEEETFKVIKQVVGSLQLDITARLSMSLSNTPMQGAQINVVSGNFVIAQPLGVDNGVDYCLSGKVRRIDVQGLKRQLDNNGIVLLGPIAASVTGESFNLTAEEVATQIAVKLKADKMIGFSSEKGILDSTGKVLAELMPNEAQHILNDLDAETSICVGTKAFLKASIDACRNGVSRCHFVSYLDDGSLLQELFSRDGIGTQIVTESAERLRRASISDIGGILDLIRPLEEQGILVRRSREQLEVEIEQFMLIERDNLVIGCAAFYPFEEDSAGEFACLVVHPEYRDADRGSLLLNNIIGQARVRGYTRLFALTTRSIHWFLEHGFTIVEVDELPDKKKQLYNYQRKSKILALEL